A genomic segment from Nymphalis io chromosome 15, ilAglIoxx1.1, whole genome shotgun sequence encodes:
- the LOC126773917 gene encoding transcription elongation factor SPT6, which translates to MAEYLEAGDSEMESEEDEKPAERKKPKRKAAVQSDDEEDDEDDEERLREELKDLIDDAPIEESGSDGEDSDASEGPKKRKKSDDELDDRLEDEDYDLIEENLGVKVARNKFKRLRRLEDDDSDNEGADDPDLEREVIAEKLFVGGSDEEDENRSESAAPREVEYDDDNEDLESDADDFIVDDDGRPIAERKKKRKPIFTDASLQEGQDIFGVDFDYDEFDKYGEEDYEDEEDEDLDEYIEDEEEDGERRRTKKGKAKRPSKKSIFEIYEPSELKRSHFTDLDNEIRKTDVPERMQIREVPITPVEEGSTELEDEAEWIYKQAFLKPPVSKADAQESRERSRRGSSTVVKIRQALDFMRNQTLEVPFIAFYRKEYVQPELSINDLWKVYKYDAKWCQLKQRKENLLRLVENMREFQLDKVMVDPDAPLPDNMRLIRDEDIERMKNVQTPEELRDVHAHFFLYYSNDLPEMQKLQRTKERKKELEEKQRQAREEAERAGEDPDEAAAAVLAAQPDGDEPDVKYAVRSGPYELCRKAGIEPLVKKFGLSPEQFAENVRDNYQRHEVEQSPVPPLEAAEPLTPKGCSPTEVLRRAVYMCGMQLAREPQLRATLRDALRERATVSVRPTPRGLKEIDESHACFSMKYLKRKPVRDLTGDQFLKLTIAAEDKLLEINISEQIEGNTGPSYLEELKQLYQKDEFAATVQAWNELRAEAVTLALTKIVMPELRRELHAVLLQESKEYVLKCCRRKLYDWLKVAPYESRVSDDDDEEWDASNGLRVMSLAYVPDRAHCAFACVVSAGEVADHLRLPHLLLRRNAWDALERRNKEADMTALRRFILRKKPHVIVIGGESRDALNIKADVTECVQQLVEDEQFPRIPVEIADNTISKIYSNSIKGRNDFREYPDTLRQAICQARLLQDPLMEISQLCGPDEEILCLRYHPLQDHITKEDLLEGIELEFVNRVNEVGVDVNEAVLTGRGTELLQFVCGLGPRKAQALIKLFKQTNQKLENRTQLVTVCHMGPKVFINCSGFIKIDTNSLGDSTEAYIEVLDGSRVHPETYEWARKMAVDALEYEDEDANPAGALEEILEAPERLKDLDLDAFAEELERQGFGNKSITLYDIRAELNSRYKDLRVSYRSATAEEMFDMLTKESPETLYVGKLVLATVIGITHRKPQREMLDQANPVRNDETGLWECPFCHKNDFPELSEVWNHFDAGACPGQATGVRIRLDNGLSGYIHIKNLSDRHVTDPTERVRIGQTIHCRILKIDVERFSVDCSSKSSDLLDKNNEWRPSKDPYYDQESEEKDVRKDTEAKQTKERLQYVKRVIVHPAFHNISFAEAEKLMENMAQGEVIVRPSSKGSDHLTVTWKVADGICQHIDVREEGKENAFSLGRSLWIQGSEFEDLDEIIARYVTPMASHARDLISYKYYKPLGGMRDKAEEILKEEKAKNANKIHYVISAAKNHPGRFLLSYLPRARCTHEYVSVTPDGYKFRQRMFDSLGGLLKWFKEHFRDPPPSGTPTARTPALRTPHGGLPSALYHTPAPHTPAFHTPAHTPGPAYVNTPYTPSAQTPYMTPFATTPRQPDFLAPTVPRHKQVQLPVYTEPSDWQKAAEDWVRHRSVRDTPATPRSSEGMSTPRESSRTPRMDSRSTPRHDLRGTPRHDLRSTPRHDGRGTPHGHGSGRSSRAHSVRSTPHTNTSPRSMSLGDATPLYDEN; encoded by the exons ATGGCGGAATATTTGGAAGCAGGGGACAGCGAG ATGGAATCTGAGGAAGATGAGAAACCAGCAGAGCGTAAAAAACCTAAACGTAAAGCTGCCGTACAAAGCGATGACGAAGAAGACGATGAGG ATGATGAAGAGCGCCTCCGTGAAGAATTAAAAGATTTGATTGACGATGCACCAATCGAGGAGTCTGGTAGTGACGGAGAGGACTCTGATGCTAGTGAAGGtccaaagaaaagaaaaaagagTGATGATGAATTGGATGATCGATTGGAGGATGAAGATTATGATTTGATTGAAGAGAATTTAGGTGTTAAAGTTGCTAGA aataaatttaaaagattaagaCGTCTGGAAGACGATGATAGTGACAATGAAGGAGCAGATGATCCAGACCTGGAGAGAGAAGTTATTGCTGAGAAGCTATTTGTTGGTGGTTCTGATGAG GAGGATGAAAATCGTTCAGAATCAGCTGCACCCAGAGAAGTAGAATATGATGATGACAACGAGGATTTAGAATCAGATGCTGATGATTTTATAGTAGACGATGATGGTAGACCAATAGCAGAAAGGAAGAAAAAACGAAAACCTATTTTTACTGATGC TTCACTACAAGAAGGTCAAGATATATTCGGTGTTGATTTTGATTATGATGAGTTTGACAAATATGGTGAAGAAGATTATGAGGATGAGGAGGATGAGGACTTGGATGAATATATTGAGGATGAGGAAGAAGACg GTGAAAGGAGAAGAACTAAAAAAGGCAAAGCAAAGAGACCTAGCAAGAAGTCTATATTTGAGATATATGAGCCGAGTGAGCTAAAGAGGAGTCACTTCACAGATTTGGATAATGAG aTACGTAAAACAGATGTACCCGAGCGAATGCAAATCCGAGAAGTACCCATCACACCTGTGGAGGAAGGTAGTACTGAATTAGAAGATGAAGCGGAGTGGATATACAAACAGGCCTTCTTAAAACCTCCAGTCTCAAAGGCAGATGCACAAGAGTCAAGAGAACGGTCTAGAAG AGGTTCCAGTACGGTAGTGAAGATCCGTCAAGCCTTGGACTTCATGAGGAATCAAACATTAGAAGTTCCGTTCATAGCTTTCTATCGTAAGGAATATGTTCAACCGGAACTTAGCATAAATGACCTTTGGAAGGTCTATAAATACGACGCCAAG tGGTGTCAATTGAAACAGCGAAAGGAAAACTTACTTCGTCTAGTGGAGAACATGCGCGAGTTCCAGCTGGATAAAGTGATGGTTGATCCTGACGCTCCATTGCCAGACAACATGAGACTAATTAGGGATGAGGATATAGaaag AATGAAGAATGTTCAAACCCCGGAGGAGCTTCGCGATGTCCACGCCCATTTCTTCCTATATTACTCTAATGATTTGCCTGAAATGCAAAAGTTGCAACGAACAAAGGAAAGGAAAAAAGAGCTGGAAGAAAAACA ACGGCAGGCGCGCGAGGAGGCGGAGCGCGCGGGGGAGGACCCCGACGAGGCGGCGGCCGCCGTGCTCGCCGCGCAGCCCGACGGCGACGAGCCCGACGTCAAGTACGCCGTGCGCTCCGGGCCCTACGAGCTGTGCCGGAAGGCCGGCATCG AGCCACTGGTGAAGAAGTTCGGCCTGAGTCCCGAGCAGTTCGCCGAGAACGTGCGCGACAACTACCAGCGTCACGAGGTGGAGCAGTCGCCCGTGCCGCCGCTGGAGGCCGCCGAGCCGCTG ACGCCGAAGGGCTGCTCGCCGACGGAGGTGCTGCGGCGCGCCGTGTACATGTGCGGCATGCAGCTGGCCCGCGAGCCGCAGCTGCGCGCCACGCTGCGCGACGCGCTGCGCGAGCGCGCCACCGTCAGCGTGCGCCCCACGCCGCGCGGCCTCAAGGAGATCGACGAGAGCCACGCCTGCTTCAG CATGAAATATCTCAAGAGGAAGCCGGTGCGCGACCTGACGGGTGATCAGTTCCTGAAGCTCACGATTGCCGCCGAGGATAAGTTGCTAGAGATTAATATCAGTGAGCAGATAGAGGGGAACACCGGGCCCAGCTATTTAGAAGAATTGAAGCAATTGTACCAGAAG GATGAATTCGCAGCAACAGTTCAAGCTTGGAACGAGCTGAGAGCAGAAGCAGTCACACTCGCTCTCACTAAGATAGTAATGCCAGAGCTTAGACGAGAATTACATGCTGTGCTTTTGCAAGAATCTAAAGAATATGTACTCAA GTGTTGCCGTCGAAAACTGTACGATTGGTTGAAGGTCGCCCCTTACGAGTCCAGAGTTtccgatgatgatgatgaagaatgGGATGCTTCTaatg GGCTGCGCGTGATGTCGCTGGCGTACGTGCCGGACCGTGCGCACTGTGCGTTCGCGTGCGTGGTGTCGGCGGGCGAGGTGGCGGACCACCTGCGCCTGCCGCACCTGCTGCTGCGCCGCAACGCCTGGGACGCGCTCGAGCGCCGCAACAAGGAGGCCGACATGACCGCGCTGCGACG ATTTATTCTTCGGAAGAAACCCCACGTTATAGTAATAGGCGGTGAGTCTCGCGACGCTCTCAACATTAAAGCCGATGTAACAGAATGCGTGCAGCAGCTAGTGGAAGACGAGCAGTTCCCTCGCATTCCAGTAGAAATAGCAGACAACACCATCAGCAAAATATATAGCAACAGTATCAAAGGACGA AATGACTTCAGGGAATATCCGGACACATTAAGGCAGGCGATATGCCAAGCTCGTCTATTACAAGATCCCCTCATGGAAATATCACAACTATGTGGGCCGGACGAAGAAATCTTATGTCTACGATATCACCCGCTGCAGGATCACATAACGAAAGAGGACTTACTCGAAGGAATCGAATTGGAATTCGTAAACCGTGTGAATGAAGTTGGTGTAGACGTTAATGAAGCGGTTTTAACAGGGAGAGGAACGGAGCTATTACAATTCGTATGTGGTTTAGGTCCAAGAAAGGCTcaagctttaattaaattattcaaacaaaCTAATCAGAAGTTAGAAAATAGAACGCAACTCGTGACAGTATGTCACATGGGTCCAAAGGTCTTTATCAACTGTTCtggtttcattaaaatcgaCACGAACAGTCTGGGTGATAGTACAGAGGCGTATATAGAAGTTTTGGACGGGTCTCGTGTTCATCCGGAAACTTACGAATGGGCGAGGAAAATGGCCGTTGATGCTCTGGAATACGAAGATGAAGACGCTAATCCTGCAGGTGCTTTAGAAGAAATCCTCGAGGCACCAGAAAGACTAAAAGACTTGGACCTTGATGCATTCGCAGAAGAATTAGAGAGACAAGGTTTCGGTAACAAGAGCATAACGTTATACGACATACGAGCGGAACTAAACTCTAGGTACAAGGATCTAAGGGTATCTTATCGTTCGGCAACCGCTGAAGAAATGTTTGATATGCTTACCAAAGAGTCTCCTGAAACATTGTACGTAGGAAAATTAGTATTAGCAACGGTAATTGGCATCACGCACAGGAAACCCCAAAGAGAAATGTTAGACCAAGCGAATCCGGTGAGAAACGATGAGACTGGTCTGTGGGAGTGTCCCTTCTGCCACAAAAATGATTTTCCTGAGCTTTCAgag GTGTGGAATCATTTCGACGCGGGCGCATGTCCCGGACAAGCGACAGGAGTGAGAATTCGTCTCGACAACGGTCTCTCAGGatatattcacataaaaaaCCTGTCAGATCGACACGTAACAGATCCTACGGAACGGGTGCGGATAGGGCAGACCATACACTGTCGGATATTAAAGATAGATGTTGAAAGATTTTCGGTTGATTGTTCTTCAAAATCATCAGATTTATTAGATAAAAACAATGAATGGAG ACCATCGAAAGATCCATATTACGATCAAGAGTCCGAAGAAAAAGATGTCCGCAAGGACACCGAGGCCAAACAAACGAAGGAGCGCTTGCAATACGTGAAGCGAGTGATTGTTCACCCCGCCTTCCACAATATCAGCTTCGCGGAGGCAGAAAAACTCATGGAGAATATGGCGCAAGGAGAAGTCATCGTCAGACCTAGTAGTAAG GGCTCTGATCACCTCACTGTGACATGGAAGGTGGCAGATGGTATATGTCAGCATATCGATGTGCGAGAAGAAGGCAAAGAAAATGCTTTCTCTCTAG GTCGGAGTCTGTGGATACAAGGGTCGGAATTCGAAGATTTGGATGAAATCATCGCCCGATATGTCACCCCAATGGCGAGCCACGCGCGAGACCTTATATCCTACAAGTACTACAAGCCGCTGGGTGGCATGAGGGACAAAGCCGAGGAGATCCTCAAGGAGGAGAAGGCCAAAAATGCGAACAAGATTCACTACGTCATATCCGCCGCGAAAAACCACCCCGGCAGGTTTCTCCTGTCCTACCTGCCGAGGGCGAGGTGCACGCACGAGTACGTGTCGGTGACGCCGGACGGGTACAAGTTCAGGCAGCGGATGTTCGACTCGCTCGGCGGCCTGCTCAAGTGGTTCAAGGAGCACTTCCGGGACCCGCCGCCGTCGGGCACGCCCACGGCGCGCACGCCGGCGCTGCGCACGCCGCACGGCGGGCTGCCGTCCGCGCTGTACCACACGCCCGCGCCGCACACGCCCGCCTTCCACACGCCGGCGCACACGCCCGGCCCCGCCTACGTCAACACGCCCTACACGCCCTCCGCGCAGACCCCCTACATGACGCCCTTCGCCACCACGCCGCGCCAGCCCGACTTCCTGGCGCCGACCGTCCCGCGCCACAAGCAGGTGCAGCTGCCGGTGTACACGGAGCCGTCCGACTGGCAGAAGGCGGCCGAGGACTGGGTGCGGCACCGCTCCGTGCGCGACACGCCCGCCACGCCGCGCAGCAGCGAGGGCATGTCCACGCCGCGCGAGTCCAGCCGCACGCCGCGGATGGACTCGCGCTCCACGCCGCGCCACGACCTGCGGGGCACGCCGCGCCACGACCTGCGCTCCACGCCGCGGCACGACGGGCGCGGCACGCCGCACGGCCACGGCTCGGGCCGCTCGTCGCGCGCGCACTCGGTGCGCTCCACGCCGCACACCAACACGTCGCCGCGCTCCATGTCGCTCGGCGACGCCACGCCGCTGTACGACGAGAACTAG
- the LOC126773902 gene encoding aryl-hydrocarbon-interacting protein-like 1 produces the protein MTNTAPIVKNTIYTGQKYVPIADGSKVHFHFQTWKLGKERTLIDDSKKIGQKEPMVLVIGHKFKLEVWETIVKMMAVGEVASFQVKKELVYSYPFVSKTLRELGQEQRRKHTCTMTLHTEGIGYPDLDDLINSPCDLEFIIEVLKVERSNEYEKELWQLSSEERLQLVPELKEKGNKLYGQKLYDEAEDAYRQAISICEQLMIRERKCDEEWINLNKVKLPILLNFAQCKLVKGEYYAVIEHCNTVLDYDTVNEKALYRRAKANVGAWNPEAAEKDFKRLKTLNPDLIPTIDKELENLKNLRKQKSENDKDALKKLFDKENTAL, from the exons ATGACTAATACAGCCCcaattgtaaaaaatacaatCTACACAGGACAGAAATATGTACCTATTGCCGATGGAAGTAAA GTACACTTTCATTTCCAAACATGGAAATTAGGGAAGGAAAGAACACTTATCGATGACAGTAAAAAAATTGGTCAAAAAGAACCAATGGTGCTGGTAATTGGAcataaatttaaacttgaaGTATGGGAAACTATTGTAAAAATGATGGCTGTCGGCGAGGTCGCGAGTTTTCAAGTGAAGAAGGAG tTAGTATACAGTTACCCTTTTGTATCAAAAACCCTTCGAGAACTGGGTCAAGAGCAGCGAAGAAAGCATACATGTACTATGACGCTGCACACTGAAGGAATTGGATACCCAGACTTGGATGATTTGATCAACTCTCCATGTGACTTAGAATTTATAATAG aagtgTTAAAAGTTGAAAGATCAAATGAATACGAGAAAGAGCTCTGGCAGCTCAGTAGCGAAGAGAGGCTTCAACTTGTACCAGAACTTAAAGAAAAGGGAAATAAATTGTACGGACAAAAGTTGTATGATGAAGCCGAAGATGCCTACAGACAGGCTATATCCATTTGTGAACAATTAATGATcag agaaAGAAAATGCGATGAGGAATGGATCAACCTAAATAAAGTGAAACTTCCAATCTTACTTAACTTTGCTCAATGTAAACTAGTCAAGGGTGAATACTATGCTGTCATAGAGCATTGCAATACTGTTTTAGATTATGATACAG TAAATGAAAAAGCACTGTATAGAAGAGCAAAAGCAAATGTAGGAGCTTGGAATCCAGAAGCAGCTGAAAAagattttaaacgattaaaaacTTTGAATCCAGATCTGATCCCAACTATTGATAAAGAGCTAGAAAACctcaaaaatttaagaaaacaaaaaagtGAAAATGATAAGGAtgctttaaaaaagttatttgataAGGAGAATACCGCTTTATAG
- the LOC126773984 gene encoding tRNA (uracil-5-)-methyltransferase homolog A, producing the protein MSETTETVTENKINSDNKETPSISEEYAYLDRGGFSSEKFKIELRGMPKFYGIAELKKLMNHKLGLNTSKIKRPKNGSHWLYACFQNNEERTKAISVLNGYLWKGKTLIAEEAKPAPDPLVRKRKQEEDASLIKKKKENEHKSQEERLKDAVTPYWNIPYEDQLKLKEKEIKNLLMKFDNEVWKIDKGRRSLIESNRKLHNGLSFELKPIEKSPVTEGYRNKCEFTVGIDDETQKPTVGFRLGSYVTGTVGVAPIMSLTHISEKTKKAVLLFQEFVRKSAMAPFSPADFSGYWRYLTVRESSHSGELMLIIAMHPQDLTVEELEELSKQLVAHFSSEEAVACGVKSLYFEVIKKRRVGEDATKPTHLMGSTHIVDSILGLQFRISAEAFFQINTAGAGVLYALAAALSAARRGDTALDICCGTGTIGLCFAQHCDKVLGLELVAEAVKDAKANAELNNIENCEFFTGKAEDILPSVLARATGDDIIAIVDPPRAGLHMRAVTQLRNTEKVKRLIYMSCSPASAIKNFVDLTRPSSKTLRGAPFVPVSAVPVDMFPHTKHVELLILFQRECASNSKGSTEASETPTEASVPLTDINKSEKTTDEQASPGDIVNKNDDM; encoded by the exons ATGTCAGAAACTACTGAAACtgtaactgaaaataaaataaacagcgACAATAAGGAAACACCGAGTATTAGCGAAGAATATGCTTATTTAGATCGTGGTGGTTTCTCTTCAGAGAAGTTTAAGATCGAACTTCGTGGAATGCCTAAATTTTATGGCATAGCA GAATTGAAAAAGTTGATGAATCATAAATTAGGCTTGAATACAAGCAAAATTAAAAGACCTAAGAATGGCAGTCATTGGCTGTATGCATGTTTCCAAAATAATGAAGAACGCACTAAAGCTATATCTGTATTAAACGGATACTTATGGaaag GAAAGACATTAATAGCGGAAGAAGCAAAACCTGCTCCTGATCCACTAGTAAGAAAGAGAAAACAAGAAGAAGATGCTTCActgattaaaaagaaaaaagagaaTGAACATAAGTCCCAAGAAGAAAGACTAAAAGATGCTGTCACACCTTATTGGAATATTCCTTATGAAGATCAG ctTAAACTCAAGgagaaagaaattaaaaatctaCTCATGAAATTTGATAATGAAGTATGGAAAATTGATAAAGGACGGCGAAGTCTGATTGAGTCAAATAGAAAACTGCATAACGGACTTAGTTTTGAGCTTAAACCCATAGAGAAATCACCAGTCACCGAAGGCTATAGAAATAAATGTGAGTTCACTGTGGGCATTGATGATGAAACACAAAAGCCCACAGTTGGGTTTAGGCTCGGTAGCTATGTTACTGGGACTGTCGGCGTTGCTCCTATTATGAGCTTGACTCATATAtctgaaaaaacaaaaaaggctgtttta ctATTTCAAGAGTTTGTGCGTAAGTCAGCAATGGCACCATTTTCACCAGCCGACTTTTCCGGTTACTGGAGATACCTAACTGTTCGGGAATCATCACACTCTGGAGAGCTCATGCTTATCATAGCTATGCATCCacag GATCTAACAGTGGAGGAATTGGAAGAACTGTCAAAGCAACTTGTGGCCCATTTTAGTTCAGAGGAAGCAGTCGCGTGTGGCGTCAAATCTTTGTATTTCGaggttataaaaaaaag GAGAGTGGGTGAAGATGCAACAAAGCCAACTCATCTGATGGGATCAACGCACATCGTAGATTCTATACTGGGGCTGCAGTTCAGAATATCTGCGGAGGCATTCTTTCAG ATCAACACGGCGGGTGCGGGCGTGCTGTACGCGCTCGCTGCGGCGCTgagcgcggcgcggcgcggcgaCACCGCGCTCGACATCTGCTGCGGGACCGGCACCATCGGACTCTGCTTCGCTCAG CATTGCGACAAAGTTCTCGGCCTGGAACTGGTTGCAGAAGCCGTGAAAGACGCAAAGGCGAACGCGGAGCTGAACAATATAGAGAATTGCGAATTCTTCACGGGGAAAGCTGAAGATATATTGCCCTCAGTGTTAGCGAGGGCTACGGGAGATGACATCATCGCTATTGTGGACCCTCCTAGAGCTGGCCTCC ATATGCGAGCAGTCACTCAGCTCAGGAACACGGAGAAGGTCAAACGCCTGATCTACATGTCGTGCAGTCCGGCGTCGGCCATCAAGAACTTCGTAGACCTGACACGCCCTTCGTCCAAGACGTTGCGTGGCGCGCCCTTCGTGCCCGTCAGCGCCGTGCCCGTCGACATGTTCCCGCACACCAAGCACGTCGAGCTTCTCATACTGTTCCAAAGAGAG tgTGCATCGAACTCAAAAGGCAGTACCGAAGCAAGTGAAACGCCTACCGAAGCAAGTGTTCCACtaacagatataaataaaagtgaaaagaCAACCGACGAGCAAGCTTCTCCAGgggatattgtaaataaaaatgatgacaTGTga
- the LOC126773918 gene encoding tyramine beta-hydroxylase, producing the protein MKGKCSLTIFFTLIYYHYSFSIHKKHDQIIAESEAVLDPKGELTLKWRVNYNDRKIRFSLNFNEKAPSINWFAMGFSDRGDLENSDVCLVWTDYTGLDHFEDMHGDKNGKLIRDNHQNCEDFHVDRKTQSIVFERHFDTCDKEDYIIEDGTVHVIWARGKDKLFSSKGLCISCTSTHDHGFIRVRLLTTPSALQPSAHELRITNKELKVPGSDTTYWCKVFKLPAFVTESVHHIVKFESTITRGNEGLVHHMEVFYCDDDPNKEMPMFEGNCFSPKRPELTKVCSKVKAAWAMGAPPFIYPQEAGLPLGGPKANKYVMLEVHYNNPDLRNDWVDSSGIILHITAKRRKYDAAIMELGLEYTDKMAIPGGQKAFSLTGYCIPQCTGVGLPAAGIVVFGSQLHTHLTGVAVRTRHARGPRELPMLNEDLHYSTHFQEIRILHRPVRILPGDFLETTCVYNTKHKEEATIGGHAITDEMCVNYMHYYPATELEVCKSAVSNKALEDYFKFEKRWDNMSISFKAAPRANYLSIKPWTPLRAKALHILYTESPISMQCNKSDGNRFQGDWEGIEIPQIKVPLLEERRFCPNMHNGI; encoded by the exons atgaaaGGAAAATGTTccctaactatattttttactttaatttattatcattattcgtTTTCAATACACAAGAAACACG ATCAAATTATTGCTGAAAGTGAAGCTGTGCTAGATCCTAAGGGCGAACTTACCCTGAAATGGCGAGTCAATTACAATGATCGAAAAATCAGATTCTCTTTAAATTTTAACGAAAAAGCACCATCTATAAATTGGTTTGCTATGGGATTTTCTGATAGAGGTGATTTGGAAAATTCCGACGTGTGTCTGGTTTGGACAGACTATACTGGTCTAGATCACTTTGAG GATATGCATGGAgataaaaatggaaaattaatACGGGATAATCATCAAAACTGCGAAGACTTCCACGTTGATAGGAAAACTCAAAGTATTGTTTTTGAGCGCCATTTTGATACGTGCGACAAAGAGGATTATATTATAGAG GATGGTACAGTCCACGTAATCTGGGCACGTGGGAAGGACAAACTGTTTTCATCCAAGGGCCTTTGCATATCCTGTACATCTACCCACGATCACGGCTTCATACGCGTTCGTCTGCTTACAACACCATCTGCACTGCAACCGTCCGCGCACGAGCTACGTATCACAAACAAGGAACTAAAGGTTCCAGGAAGTGATACAACGTATTGGTGTAAGGTTTTCAAACTTCCCGCTTTTGTTACTGAGAGCGTTCATCATATTGTTaag tttgaatCTACAATAACGAGAGGTAATGAGGGGTTGGTACATCACATGGAAGTATTTTATTGCGATGACGATCCCAATAAAGAAATGCCAATGTTTGAAGGAAATTGCTTTTCGCCAAAACGGCCGGAGTTAACCAAAGTCTGTTCAaag GTCAAAGCTGCTTGGGCAATGGGTGCGCCACCATTTATTTACCCACAAGAGGCTGGATTACCACTTGGAGGACCAAAAGCTAACAAATATGTTATGCTCGAGGTCCACTACAATAATCCTGACCTAcgaaatg attgGGTGGACAGTTCGGGCATTATTCTCCATATAACTGCAAAAAGACGTAAATACGACGCCGCGATCATGGAACTGGGATTGGAATACACAGATAAGATGGCGATTCCAGGAGGGCAGAAAGCCTTCTCGTTGACTGGATATTGTATACCGCAGTGCACCGGTGTG GGACTTCCCGCGGCGGGCATCGTAGTGTTCGGTAGTCAGCTGCACACGCACCTGACAGGCGTGGCGGTGCGGACGCGACACGCGCGTGGTCCGCGCGAGCTGCCCATGCTCAACGAGGACCTGCACTACTCCACGCACTTTCAGGAGATACGCATACTACATCGGCCAGTTCGAATACTGCCC GGTGACTTCTTAGAGACGACTTGCGTTTACAACACAAAGCACAAGGAGGAGGCTACGATTGGTGGTCACGCGATCACGGATGAAATGTGCGTCAACTACATGCACTATTATCCGGCTACCGAGCTCGAGGTCTGCAAGAGCGCCGTTTCTAATAAAGCGCTAGaagattatttcaaatttgaaaaaCG ATGGGACAACATGTCCATATCGTTTAAGGCCGCTCCTCGCGCTAACTACCTCTCCATTAAGCCATGGACGCCTCTGCGAGCCAAAGCGCTACATATCCTGTATACTGAGTCGCCAATATCTATGCAATGCAATAAGTCCGACGGAAATCGATTCCAG ggaGACTGGGAAGGTATCGAAATACCTCAAATTAAAGTGCCATTACTCGAAGAACGCAGATTTTGTCCGAATATGCACAatggtatttaa
- the LOC126773905 gene encoding cold shock domain-containing protein CG9705 gives MSSDNGFNNDDSPNKTFTHLQLPSPIITRRNRTASTSERALQNPIEYGKIKSFCREKGHGFIKPLKGGEDLFLHISDIEGEYVPLPGDEVSYRLCPIPPKFEKYQAVHVKIVQLVRERHSKWHEPSL, from the exons ATGTCGAGTGACAACGGGTTTAACAATGACGATTCTCCTAATAAAACTTTTACACATCTCCAGCTTCCCAGCCCCATAATAACAAGAAGAAACCGAACCGCTTCAAC gtCCGAAAGAGCACTTCAAAATCCTATCGAATACGGAAAGATAAAATCTTTCTGTCGCGAAAAAGGTCACGGGtttataaaacctttaaaaGGGGGTGAAGATCTTTTTCTACATATTTCAGa TATTGAAGGAGAATATGTACCATTACCAGGGGATGAAGTATCTTACCGACTCTGCCCGATTCCACCAAAGTTTGAAAAGTATCAAGCCGTTCACGTCAAGATTGTGCAACTTGTTCGAGAAAGGCATTCAAAGTGGCATGAACCTTCACTGTAA